A genomic region of Miscanthus floridulus cultivar M001 chromosome 3, ASM1932011v1, whole genome shotgun sequence contains the following coding sequences:
- the LOC136545354 gene encoding uncharacterized protein isoform X5 codes for MAGRRRRRGHPRQARSPPLPSPGEPSPLPSPGEPSPLESNALREVAVAESSSKKTCHALSSTRSFAPSPDVWADLLDSLLLQIIVLVSSFHDLLAFIGTCRSWRAVLSSLPPLFTFNIPPLHLRPDDYDSHPHCRYIKHSLLSNISWQLVDPAKQTSSLSCSAPQNLQVHMQYLGCSYGYLIFSNMEQCLLVNVYSGATVRPPKLKFTDNRNVYYGALVAPINLSNSRLLFCSRSSMFQWQVGSDFWSEHPLGVQYIVQIVSFKGEIFAIDSLQRLHRIQLEPQRSMQEVAVVWDADMFLGLWNAPWLVVCGDMLLLVYFSIY; via the exons atggccggccgccgccgccgccgtgggcaTCCCCGACAAGCACGGTCGCCGCCGCTACCTTCCCCAGGAGAGCCCTCGCCGCTGCCTTCCCCAGGAGAGCCCTCGCCGCTGGAATCCAACGCTCTCAG GGAAGTCGCCGTTGCAGAAAGCTCATCCAAGAAAACCTGCCATGCCTTAAGCTCTACCCGCTCTTTCGCACCTAGCCCTGATGTTTGGGCAGATCTCCTGGACAGCCTGCTTCTCCAAATAATTGTCCTCGTTAGCTCATTCCATGACCTCCTTGCTTTCATTGGCACCTGCCGCTCTTGGCGCGCTGTGCTCTCTTCCCTCCCACCTTTATTTACCTTCAACATCCCACCTCTCCACCTTCGACCAGATGATTATGATTCTCATCCCCATTGCAGGTACATCAAGCATAGTCTTTTATCCAATATCAGTTGGCAGCTTGTTGATCCTGCGAAGCAAACCTCCTCCCTCAGCTGTTCAGCACCCCAAAACCTTCAGGTCCACATGCAGTATTTGGGCTGCTCATATGGCTATCTTATATTCTCCAATATGGAGCAATGCCTCCTTGTCAATGTGTACAGTGGTGCTACCGTGCGGCCTCCCAAGCTTAAATTCACTGACAACCGCAATGTCTACTATGGAGCACTTGTAGCTCCAATCAATTTATCTAATTCCCGTCTCCTCTTTTGCTCAAGATCATCCATGTTTCAGTGGCAGGTTGGATCTGACTTTTGGTCTGAGCACCCTTTGGGTGTCCAATACATTGTTCAAATCGTGTCCTTCAAAGGTGAGATATTTGCCATTGACTCCCTTCAGAGGCTCCACAGAATACAGTTGGAACCTCAGCGCAGCATGCAGGAAGTAGCAGTTGTCTGGGATGCGGACATGTTTCTAGGCCTGTGGAATGCACCATGGTTGGTGGTCTGTGGTGACATGCTTCTCTTGGTTTACTTCTCA aTCTACTAA
- the LOC136545354 gene encoding uncharacterized protein isoform X4, translating into MAGRRRRRGHPRQARSPPLPSPGEPSPLPSPGEPSPLESNALREVAVAESSSKKTCHALSSTRSFAPSPDVWADLLDSLLLQIIVLVSSFHDLLAFIGTCRSWRAVLSSLPPLFTFNIPPLHLRPDDYDSHPHCRYIKHSLLSNISWQLVDPAKQTSSLSCSAPQNLQVHMQYLGCSYGYLIFSNMEQCLLVNVYSGATVRPPKLKFTDNRNVYYGALVAPINLSNSRLLFCSRSSMFQWQVGSDFWSEHPLGVQYIVQIVSFKGLWNAPWLVVCGDMLLLVYFSILMNVGVWSKLVRWCLTQSCVLTVQKRIYPVPRGGNCKAFGSFLVLFMVLASDQSMLA; encoded by the exons atggccggccgccgccgccgccgtgggcaTCCCCGACAAGCACGGTCGCCGCCGCTACCTTCCCCAGGAGAGCCCTCGCCGCTGCCTTCCCCAGGAGAGCCCTCGCCGCTGGAATCCAACGCTCTCAG GGAAGTCGCCGTTGCAGAAAGCTCATCCAAGAAAACCTGCCATGCCTTAAGCTCTACCCGCTCTTTCGCACCTAGCCCTGATGTTTGGGCAGATCTCCTGGACAGCCTGCTTCTCCAAATAATTGTCCTCGTTAGCTCATTCCATGACCTCCTTGCTTTCATTGGCACCTGCCGCTCTTGGCGCGCTGTGCTCTCTTCCCTCCCACCTTTATTTACCTTCAACATCCCACCTCTCCACCTTCGACCAGATGATTATGATTCTCATCCCCATTGCAGGTACATCAAGCATAGTCTTTTATCCAATATCAGTTGGCAGCTTGTTGATCCTGCGAAGCAAACCTCCTCCCTCAGCTGTTCAGCACCCCAAAACCTTCAGGTCCACATGCAGTATTTGGGCTGCTCATATGGCTATCTTATATTCTCCAATATGGAGCAATGCCTCCTTGTCAATGTGTACAGTGGTGCTACCGTGCGGCCTCCCAAGCTTAAATTCACTGACAACCGCAATGTCTACTATGGAGCACTTGTAGCTCCAATCAATTTATCTAATTCCCGTCTCCTCTTTTGCTCAAGATCATCCATGTTTCAGTGGCAGGTTGGATCTGACTTTTGGTCTGAGCACCCTTTGGGTGTCCAATACATTGTTCAAATCGTGTCCTTCAAAG GCCTGTGGAATGCACCATGGTTGGTGGTCTGTGGTGACATGCTTCTCTTGGTTTACTTCTCA ATTCTAATGAACGTTGGAGTGTGGTCGAAGTTGGTCAGGTGGTGCTTGACCCAAAGTTGTGTACTAACAGTGCAGAAAAGAATTTACCCCGTGCCCCGTGGAGGCAACTGCAAAGCCTTTGGGAGCTTCCTAGTTTTGTTTATGGTGTTGGCCAGTGACCAATCCATGCTTGCGTAG
- the LOC136545354 gene encoding uncharacterized protein isoform X3, with the protein MAGRRRRRGHPRQARSPPLPSPGEPSPLPSPGEPSPLESNALREVAVAESSSKKTCHALSSTRSFAPSPDVWADLLDSLLLQIIVLVSSFHDLLAFIGTCRSWRAVLSSLPPLFTFNIPPLHLRPDDYDSHPHCRYIKHSLLSNISWQLVDPAKQTSSLSCSAPQNLQVHMQYLGCSYGYLIFSNMEQCLLVNVYSGATVRPPKLKFTDNRNVYYGALVAPINLSNSRLLFCSRSSMFQWQVGSDFWSEHPLGVQYIVQIVSFKGEIFAIDSLQRLHRIQLEPQRSMQEVAVVWDADMFLGLWNAPWLVVCGDMLLLVYFSILMNVGVWSKLVRWCLTQSCVLTVQKRIYPVPRGGNCKAFGSFLVLFMVLASDQSMLA; encoded by the exons atggccggccgccgccgccgccgtgggcaTCCCCGACAAGCACGGTCGCCGCCGCTACCTTCCCCAGGAGAGCCCTCGCCGCTGCCTTCCCCAGGAGAGCCCTCGCCGCTGGAATCCAACGCTCTCAG GGAAGTCGCCGTTGCAGAAAGCTCATCCAAGAAAACCTGCCATGCCTTAAGCTCTACCCGCTCTTTCGCACCTAGCCCTGATGTTTGGGCAGATCTCCTGGACAGCCTGCTTCTCCAAATAATTGTCCTCGTTAGCTCATTCCATGACCTCCTTGCTTTCATTGGCACCTGCCGCTCTTGGCGCGCTGTGCTCTCTTCCCTCCCACCTTTATTTACCTTCAACATCCCACCTCTCCACCTTCGACCAGATGATTATGATTCTCATCCCCATTGCAGGTACATCAAGCATAGTCTTTTATCCAATATCAGTTGGCAGCTTGTTGATCCTGCGAAGCAAACCTCCTCCCTCAGCTGTTCAGCACCCCAAAACCTTCAGGTCCACATGCAGTATTTGGGCTGCTCATATGGCTATCTTATATTCTCCAATATGGAGCAATGCCTCCTTGTCAATGTGTACAGTGGTGCTACCGTGCGGCCTCCCAAGCTTAAATTCACTGACAACCGCAATGTCTACTATGGAGCACTTGTAGCTCCAATCAATTTATCTAATTCCCGTCTCCTCTTTTGCTCAAGATCATCCATGTTTCAGTGGCAGGTTGGATCTGACTTTTGGTCTGAGCACCCTTTGGGTGTCCAATACATTGTTCAAATCGTGTCCTTCAAAGGTGAGATATTTGCCATTGACTCCCTTCAGAGGCTCCACAGAATACAGTTGGAACCTCAGCGCAGCATGCAGGAAGTAGCAGTTGTCTGGGATGCGGACATGTTTCTAGGCCTGTGGAATGCACCATGGTTGGTGGTCTGTGGTGACATGCTTCTCTTGGTTTACTTCTCA ATTCTAATGAACGTTGGAGTGTGGTCGAAGTTGGTCAGGTGGTGCTTGACCCAAAGTTGTGTACTAACAGTGCAGAAAAGAATTTACCCCGTGCCCCGTGGAGGCAACTGCAAAGCCTTTGGGAGCTTCCTAGTTTTGTTTATGGTGTTGGCCAGTGACCAATCCATGCTTGCGTAG
- the LOC136545354 gene encoding uncharacterized protein isoform X2: protein MAGRRRRRGHPRQARSPPLPSPGEPSPLPSPGEPSPLESNALREVAVAESSSKKTCHALSSTRSFAPSPDVWADLLDSLLLQIIVLVSSFHDLLAFIGTCRSWRAVLSSLPPLFTFNIPPLHLRPDDYDSHPHCRYIKHSLLSNISWQLVDPAKQTSSLSCSAPQNLQVHMQYLGCSYGYLIFSNMEQCLLVNVYSGATVRPPKLKFTDNRNVYYGALVAPINLSNSRLLFCSRSSMFQWQVGSDFWSEHPLGVQYIVQIVSFKGLWNAPWLVVCGDMLLLVYFSVSIDPFSRLSGTFNVFRLDFQVEPAKWVKVDDLGDNALFVSFDRRNPTFSCLGPEKWGGKRNCIYIANPSADSNERWSVVEVGQVVLDPKLCTNSAEKNLPRAPWRQLQSLWELPSFVYGVGQ, encoded by the exons atggccggccgccgccgccgccgtgggcaTCCCCGACAAGCACGGTCGCCGCCGCTACCTTCCCCAGGAGAGCCCTCGCCGCTGCCTTCCCCAGGAGAGCCCTCGCCGCTGGAATCCAACGCTCTCAG GGAAGTCGCCGTTGCAGAAAGCTCATCCAAGAAAACCTGCCATGCCTTAAGCTCTACCCGCTCTTTCGCACCTAGCCCTGATGTTTGGGCAGATCTCCTGGACAGCCTGCTTCTCCAAATAATTGTCCTCGTTAGCTCATTCCATGACCTCCTTGCTTTCATTGGCACCTGCCGCTCTTGGCGCGCTGTGCTCTCTTCCCTCCCACCTTTATTTACCTTCAACATCCCACCTCTCCACCTTCGACCAGATGATTATGATTCTCATCCCCATTGCAGGTACATCAAGCATAGTCTTTTATCCAATATCAGTTGGCAGCTTGTTGATCCTGCGAAGCAAACCTCCTCCCTCAGCTGTTCAGCACCCCAAAACCTTCAGGTCCACATGCAGTATTTGGGCTGCTCATATGGCTATCTTATATTCTCCAATATGGAGCAATGCCTCCTTGTCAATGTGTACAGTGGTGCTACCGTGCGGCCTCCCAAGCTTAAATTCACTGACAACCGCAATGTCTACTATGGAGCACTTGTAGCTCCAATCAATTTATCTAATTCCCGTCTCCTCTTTTGCTCAAGATCATCCATGTTTCAGTGGCAGGTTGGATCTGACTTTTGGTCTGAGCACCCTTTGGGTGTCCAATACATTGTTCAAATCGTGTCCTTCAAAG GCCTGTGGAATGCACCATGGTTGGTGGTCTGTGGTGACATGCTTCTCTTGGTTTACTTCTCAGTAAGCATCGATCCCTTTTCTCGATTATCTGGAACCTTTAATGTATTTCGCCTCGACTTTCAAGTTGAACCAGCTAAGTGGGTAAAAGTGGATGATCTGGGAGACAATGCCCTCTTTGTTAGTTTTGATAGGAGGAATCCAACATTTTCTTGCCTGGGTCCCGAGAAATGGGGTGGGAAAAGGAACTGTATTTACATTGCCAACCCGTCTGCAGATTCTAATGAACGTTGGAGTGTGGTCGAAGTTGGTCAGGTGGTGCTTGACCCAAAGTTGTGTACTAACAGTGCAGAAAAGAATTTACCCCGTGCCCCGTGGAGGCAACTGCAAAGCCTTTGGGAGCTTCCTAGTTTTGTTTATGGTGTTGGCCAGTGA
- the LOC136545354 gene encoding F-box protein At2g26160-like isoform X1: MAGRRRRRGHPRQARSPPLPSPGEPSPLPSPGEPSPLESNALREVAVAESSSKKTCHALSSTRSFAPSPDVWADLLDSLLLQIIVLVSSFHDLLAFIGTCRSWRAVLSSLPPLFTFNIPPLHLRPDDYDSHPHCRYIKHSLLSNISWQLVDPAKQTSSLSCSAPQNLQVHMQYLGCSYGYLIFSNMEQCLLVNVYSGATVRPPKLKFTDNRNVYYGALVAPINLSNSRLLFCSRSSMFQWQVGSDFWSEHPLGVQYIVQIVSFKGEIFAIDSLQRLHRIQLEPQRSMQEVAVVWDADMFLGLWNAPWLVVCGDMLLLVYFSVSIDPFSRLSGTFNVFRLDFQVEPAKWVKVDDLGDNALFVSFDRRNPTFSCLGPEKWGGKRNCIYIANPSADSNERWSVVEVGQVVLDPKLCTNSAEKNLPRAPWRQLQSLWELPSFVYGVGQ; encoded by the exons atggccggccgccgccgccgccgtgggcaTCCCCGACAAGCACGGTCGCCGCCGCTACCTTCCCCAGGAGAGCCCTCGCCGCTGCCTTCCCCAGGAGAGCCCTCGCCGCTGGAATCCAACGCTCTCAG GGAAGTCGCCGTTGCAGAAAGCTCATCCAAGAAAACCTGCCATGCCTTAAGCTCTACCCGCTCTTTCGCACCTAGCCCTGATGTTTGGGCAGATCTCCTGGACAGCCTGCTTCTCCAAATAATTGTCCTCGTTAGCTCATTCCATGACCTCCTTGCTTTCATTGGCACCTGCCGCTCTTGGCGCGCTGTGCTCTCTTCCCTCCCACCTTTATTTACCTTCAACATCCCACCTCTCCACCTTCGACCAGATGATTATGATTCTCATCCCCATTGCAGGTACATCAAGCATAGTCTTTTATCCAATATCAGTTGGCAGCTTGTTGATCCTGCGAAGCAAACCTCCTCCCTCAGCTGTTCAGCACCCCAAAACCTTCAGGTCCACATGCAGTATTTGGGCTGCTCATATGGCTATCTTATATTCTCCAATATGGAGCAATGCCTCCTTGTCAATGTGTACAGTGGTGCTACCGTGCGGCCTCCCAAGCTTAAATTCACTGACAACCGCAATGTCTACTATGGAGCACTTGTAGCTCCAATCAATTTATCTAATTCCCGTCTCCTCTTTTGCTCAAGATCATCCATGTTTCAGTGGCAGGTTGGATCTGACTTTTGGTCTGAGCACCCTTTGGGTGTCCAATACATTGTTCAAATCGTGTCCTTCAAAGGTGAGATATTTGCCATTGACTCCCTTCAGAGGCTCCACAGAATACAGTTGGAACCTCAGCGCAGCATGCAGGAAGTAGCAGTTGTCTGGGATGCGGACATGTTTCTAGGCCTGTGGAATGCACCATGGTTGGTGGTCTGTGGTGACATGCTTCTCTTGGTTTACTTCTCAGTAAGCATCGATCCCTTTTCTCGATTATCTGGAACCTTTAATGTATTTCGCCTCGACTTTCAAGTTGAACCAGCTAAGTGGGTAAAAGTGGATGATCTGGGAGACAATGCCCTCTTTGTTAGTTTTGATAGGAGGAATCCAACATTTTCTTGCCTGGGTCCCGAGAAATGGGGTGGGAAAAGGAACTGTATTTACATTGCCAACCCGTCTGCAGATTCTAATGAACGTTGGAGTGTGGTCGAAGTTGGTCAGGTGGTGCTTGACCCAAAGTTGTGTACTAACAGTGCAGAAAAGAATTTACCCCGTGCCCCGTGGAGGCAACTGCAAAGCCTTTGGGAGCTTCCTAGTTTTGTTTATGGTGTTGGCCAGTGA